The following coding sequences lie in one Gemmatimonadota bacterium genomic window:
- a CDS encoding peptidyl-alpha-hydroxyglycine alpha-amidating lyase family protein: MRFSVFSAAMSGAAVALVLLAAPPQAFGQGAQMGAGEVAPINNLPNPYETVRNWGTLPGGRSWGSVSGIHVDIDGVHIWAADRCGTNSCAGSAVDPIVKLDGAGNVVTSFGAGLLIWPHGMHVDREGNVWIVDARAANAGELERFPDAAGLGHRVVKFSPTGEVLLTLGTGGSPGEPPTGFFEPNDVITAPNGDIFVSEAHNAQFISDPAQAGAVGRISKFSADGTFIRSWGTFGFEPGQFRGPHALAMDSQGRLFVSDRGNNRIQIFDQEGNLLDVWMQFSRISGLSIDANDVLYAVDSESDPNYNPGWRKGVRVGSAATGEVWYFIPEHVSDRPSGMGGFGAMGEGITADAEGNLYVGEVGPIQGITKFIPRLVP, from the coding sequence ATGCGATTCTCGGTGTTCTCCGCGGCGATGTCGGGAGCCGCCGTCGCGCTGGTCCTCTTGGCGGCTCCGCCGCAGGCCTTTGGCCAAGGAGCCCAGATGGGGGCCGGCGAGGTCGCTCCCATCAACAACCTTCCGAACCCCTACGAAACGGTCCGGAACTGGGGCACCCTCCCCGGCGGCCGCAGCTGGGGGTCCGTGAGCGGCATCCATGTGGATATCGACGGTGTGCATATCTGGGCGGCCGACCGCTGCGGCACGAACTCCTGCGCGGGTTCCGCCGTGGACCCGATCGTGAAGCTCGACGGGGCGGGGAACGTGGTGACGAGCTTCGGTGCGGGGCTCTTGATCTGGCCGCACGGGATGCACGTGGACCGCGAAGGGAACGTCTGGATCGTGGACGCCCGCGCCGCGAATGCCGGCGAGCTGGAGCGCTTCCCCGACGCGGCCGGCCTCGGACACAGAGTGGTCAAGTTCAGTCCCACCGGAGAAGTCCTCCTCACGCTGGGAACGGGCGGGTCCCCCGGTGAACCTCCCACTGGTTTTTTCGAGCCGAACGACGTGATCACGGCCCCGAACGGTGACATCTTCGTTTCGGAAGCCCACAACGCGCAGTTCATCAGCGACCCGGCCCAGGCGGGCGCGGTCGGCCGGATCTCCAAGTTCTCGGCGGACGGGACCTTCATTCGGAGCTGGGGGACCTTCGGCTTCGAGCCGGGGCAGTTCCGGGGACCCCACGCGCTCGCGATGGATTCTCAGGGTAGGCTCTTCGTCTCCGACCGGGGGAATAACCGGATCCAGATCTTCGACCAGGAGGGCAACCTGCTCGACGTCTGGATGCAGTTCAGCCGGATCAGCGGCCTTTCCATCGACGCGAACGACGTGCTCTACGCGGTGGACTCGGAGTCCGATCCGAACTACAACCCGGGGTGGCGGAAGGGTGTTCGCGTGGGAAGCGCCGCCACCGGCGAAGTCTGGTATTTCATTCCCGAACATGTCTCCGATCGCCCATCCGGGATGGGCGGATTCGGGGCGATGGGCGAGGGAATCACGGCGGACGCGGAGGGCAACCTCTACGTGGGTGAGGTCGGACCGATCCAGGGAATCACGAAATTCATCCCCCGCCTCGTGCCCTGA
- a CDS encoding peptidyl-alpha-hydroxyglycine alpha-amidating lyase family protein — protein sequence MKRHPLCGAAMLAPLFLALASAGPLSGQSRALAEDVPEIEFESVPDFLKLPPDIHLGEAMGVATNSRGHIFVYTRTGDTRLFEFDPSGNYVREIGEGLYGFEFAHKVRVDSLDNIWAVDEGTNMVIKFNPAGRVEMVLGARPEAADGVLHANAIVRLNEPYLFARPTDVGFDPQGNIFISDGYQNSRVVKYSLEGRFLGQFATNERGEAVDELNTPHTLAVDRQGRVYVGDRGNRRVQVLDNDLNLIATYDTVGNPWELCVSGGEHQYLFVSNSNPDSNPAASWAQTGEIYMMELDGTIIGRFGEAGKNIGQFQTVHGLDCRNPAELIVAEISAWRVQKILVKHPRLASDSDR from the coding sequence ATGAAGCGACACCCGCTGTGCGGCGCGGCCATGCTCGCGCCGCTTTTTCTGGCGCTCGCGAGCGCCGGCCCCCTCTCCGGCCAGAGCCGCGCGTTGGCGGAAGATGTGCCGGAGATCGAGTTCGAGTCAGTCCCCGACTTCCTAAAGCTTCCGCCGGATATTCACCTCGGGGAGGCGATGGGCGTCGCGACGAACTCCCGCGGTCACATCTTCGTTTACACGCGGACCGGCGATACCCGCCTCTTCGAGTTCGATCCGAGCGGGAACTACGTCCGCGAGATCGGTGAGGGCCTTTACGGCTTCGAGTTCGCCCACAAGGTCCGCGTGGACTCGCTGGACAACATCTGGGCCGTGGACGAGGGGACCAACATGGTCATCAAATTCAACCCGGCGGGACGGGTCGAAATGGTCCTCGGGGCGCGGCCCGAAGCGGCCGACGGCGTGCTCCACGCCAACGCCATCGTCCGGCTGAACGAGCCCTACCTCTTCGCGCGCCCAACCGATGTCGGCTTCGATCCGCAGGGCAACATCTTCATTTCCGACGGATACCAGAACAGCCGTGTCGTGAAGTACTCGCTGGAGGGCCGTTTCCTCGGGCAGTTCGCGACGAACGAGAGGGGAGAGGCGGTGGATGAGCTGAACACTCCGCACACCCTCGCGGTGGACCGGCAGGGACGCGTATACGTGGGGGATCGCGGGAACCGACGTGTCCAGGTCCTCGACAACGACCTGAACCTCATCGCCACCTACGACACCGTCGGGAATCCCTGGGAGCTCTGCGTCTCGGGCGGCGAACACCAGTATCTCTTCGTATCGAACTCGAACCCGGACTCGAATCCCGCCGCATCGTGGGCGCAGACGGGCGAGATCTACATGATGGAGCTCGACGGGACGATCATCGGACGCTTTGGTGAGGCGGGGAAAAACATCGGCCAGTTCCAGACGGTGCATGGACTCGACTGCCGAAATCCCGCCGAGCTCATCGTCGCCGAGATCTCGGCCTGGCGCGTACAGAAGATCCTCGTGAAGCATCCGAGGCTCGCATCCGACTCGGACCGCTGA
- the thiC gene encoding phosphomethylpyrimidine synthase ThiC, whose product MIRPTTNGRPSDSAPDYGSAFPNSSKVHVEGSRGIRVPMREIALSGGESPLRVPDTSGPRGSDVREGLPAVREEWIRQRSVSEAVRSIALPFDGDHAAGSETSTATIPLGLRRPTFRGAGCVTQMHYAKRREITEEMEFVAIREGMDPEFVRSEVARGRAIIPANINHPELEPTIIGRAFRVKINANIGNSAVRSSIEDEVEKLRWATLWGADTVMDLSTGKDIHATREWILRNSPVPIGTVPIYQALEKVGGAPEELTWEIYRDTLVEQAEQGVDYFTVHAGVLLRYIPLTANRMTGIVSRGGSIMAKWCLAHHEESFLYTRFGEICEIMRAYDVSFSLGDGLRPGSIADANDEAQFAELRTQGELTKFAWEMEVQTMNEGPGHVPMHLIAENMEKQLDWCREAPFYTLGPLTTDIAPGYDHITSAIGAAQIGWYGTAMLCYVTPKEHLGLPNREDVKQGVIAYRIAAHAADLAKGHPRAREWDNALSKARFEFRWRDQFNLSLDPETALAYHDETLPAEGAKVAHFCSMCGPKFCSMKITQDVRDYAASLGIETGEAVQEGMREKAEEFMRRGGAVYLPGPGRGSATPQ is encoded by the coding sequence ATGATCCGTCCGACCACGAACGGACGCCCGTCCGACTCCGCTCCCGACTACGGCAGCGCCTTCCCCAACTCCAGCAAAGTCCATGTCGAGGGCTCGCGGGGGATTCGCGTCCCCATGCGCGAAATCGCGCTCTCGGGAGGTGAATCCCCCCTTCGGGTGCCGGATACGAGCGGCCCCCGCGGGTCCGATGTCCGAGAAGGGCTTCCCGCCGTTCGGGAGGAGTGGATCCGACAGAGGTCCGTGAGCGAAGCGGTGCGCTCGATCGCGCTCCCCTTCGACGGCGATCACGCAGCCGGCTCCGAGACGAGCACAGCGACGATCCCCCTGGGCCTTCGCCGCCCGACCTTCCGCGGCGCCGGGTGCGTCACGCAGATGCACTATGCGAAGCGCCGAGAGATCACCGAGGAGATGGAGTTCGTCGCGATCCGCGAAGGGATGGATCCCGAGTTCGTACGGAGCGAAGTGGCGCGCGGCCGCGCCATCATCCCCGCGAACATCAATCACCCGGAGCTCGAGCCCACGATCATCGGGCGCGCCTTCCGGGTGAAGATCAACGCGAATATTGGAAACTCTGCGGTCCGGAGCTCGATCGAGGACGAAGTCGAAAAGCTGCGCTGGGCCACCCTCTGGGGCGCGGACACGGTGATGGACCTTTCCACCGGGAAGGACATTCACGCGACGCGGGAGTGGATCCTCCGCAATTCCCCGGTCCCCATCGGGACCGTTCCGATTTACCAGGCGCTCGAAAAGGTGGGGGGGGCCCCCGAGGAGCTCACCTGGGAGATTTACCGGGACACTCTCGTCGAGCAGGCCGAGCAAGGGGTGGATTATTTCACCGTCCACGCCGGCGTCCTCCTCCGCTACATCCCTCTCACCGCGAACCGGATGACGGGGATCGTCTCGCGCGGGGGGAGCATCATGGCGAAGTGGTGCCTCGCGCACCACGAAGAGAGCTTCCTCTACACCCGTTTCGGCGAGATCTGCGAGATCATGCGGGCCTACGACGTCTCCTTCTCCCTCGGGGACGGGCTCCGCCCGGGCTCGATCGCCGACGCGAACGACGAGGCTCAGTTCGCCGAGCTCCGGACCCAGGGTGAGCTCACGAAGTTCGCCTGGGAAATGGAGGTGCAGACAATGAACGAGGGGCCCGGGCACGTCCCGATGCACCTCATCGCGGAGAACATGGAGAAGCAGCTCGACTGGTGCCGAGAGGCGCCCTTCTACACACTCGGGCCGCTGACGACCGACATCGCCCCCGGCTACGATCACATCACGAGCGCGATCGGCGCCGCGCAGATCGGATGGTACGGGACGGCGATGCTCTGTTACGTGACGCCGAAGGAGCACCTGGGACTCCCGAACCGCGAGGACGTGAAGCAGGGGGTGATCGCCTACCGGATCGCGGCGCACGCCGCCGACCTCGCCAAAGGGCACCCGCGCGCCCGCGAGTGGGACAACGCCCTCTCCAAGGCGCGCTTCGAGTTCCGCTGGCGCGATCAGTTCAATCTCTCCCTCGATCCCGAGACCGCCCTCGCCTACCACGACGAGACGCTTCCCGCGGAAGGCGCGAAAGTCGCCCACTTCTGCTCGATGTGCGGCCCGAAGTTCTGCAGCATGAAGATCACGCAGGACGTCCGGGATTACGCGGCGTCGCTGGGAATCGAAACGGGCGAGGCGGTCCAGGAGGGGATGCGGGAGAAGGCGGAGGAGTTCATGCGAAGGGGCGGCGCCGTTTACCTCCCCGGCCCGGGCCGCGGGTCCGCAACGCCCCAATAG
- a CDS encoding dienelactone hydrolase family protein has protein sequence MRVRTIFSTAALFLILAFPAFAQTLPAGEADATARLNASPRHGEWVTVPAGGGDEVRAWVVYPERPDPAPVVVVIHEIFGLSDWIRGVADQLAAEGFIAIAPDLLSGKGPGGGGTESVDQQGATALIRELDRAEVNRRLQASAEYATALPAATDRVASIGFCWGGTSSFTFATAWDGLDGAVVYYGSSPAETDLQRTAAPILGLYAGDDARVNATIEPARFVLGPMNVPYGVEIFEGAGHGFLRQQDGREGANMRASQGAWPRTITFLEEILEG, from the coding sequence ATGCGCGTTCGCACGATTTTTTCCACTGCCGCCCTCTTTCTGATCTTGGCCTTTCCCGCCTTCGCGCAGACACTCCCCGCTGGTGAGGCCGATGCGACTGCCCGCCTGAATGCATCCCCCCGGCACGGCGAATGGGTCACTGTCCCCGCGGGAGGCGGCGACGAGGTGCGCGCCTGGGTCGTTTATCCCGAACGCCCCGATCCGGCCCCGGTCGTCGTCGTGATCCACGAGATCTTCGGGCTCTCCGACTGGATTCGAGGGGTCGCCGATCAGCTCGCGGCCGAAGGATTCATCGCGATCGCGCCGGACCTCCTCAGCGGAAAGGGTCCGGGTGGGGGCGGGACGGAATCGGTGGATCAGCAGGGCGCCACGGCGCTCATCCGTGAGCTCGACCGGGCGGAGGTGAACCGCCGCCTCCAGGCGAGCGCGGAGTATGCCACCGCGCTTCCCGCCGCGACGGATCGAGTCGCATCGATCGGCTTTTGCTGGGGCGGGACCTCGAGCTTCACCTTCGCCACGGCGTGGGACGGCCTCGATGGCGCGGTCGTCTATTACGGAAGCTCGCCCGCCGAAACCGACCTCCAGCGCACCGCCGCGCCGATTCTCGGGCTCTACGCCGGGGACGACGCCCGCGTGAACGCGACGATCGAGCCGGCGCGCTTCGTCCTCGGTCCGATGAACGTGCCCTACGGCGTCGAGATCTTCGAGGGAGCCGGGCACGGCTTCCTCCGGCAGCAGGACGGCCGGGAGGGCGCGAACATGCGCGCCTCCCAGGGTGCCTGGCCACGCACGATCACCTTCCTCGAGGAGATCCTGGAAGGCTGA
- a CDS encoding cytochrome c, with translation MKSLLKVLGLLVGLVLVLAVGAYLWASYATNQALTRTYETHRVDFAVPFPLTQEELAQLEIMEDPGGAIALERARERGEHLIHARHACADCHGADLSGGVMIDAFPMGTLLGPNLTAGAGGKTAAYSPADWDRAVRHGVLPDGRPSMMPAGDFLLMTDRELSDMVAFIESVPPVDNEVAPPSFGPLGRILIATGQLPAAAAMIEDHNAPHELVPPPAEVSVEFGRHLAGTCTGCHGTSLAGGPIAGGDPSWPPARNLTPHTDGLAGWSYDDFLAAMREAVRPDGTPLVAPMTFVTPAANVMTDIELRALWTYLQSLPPTPTPTP, from the coding sequence ATGAAGTCGCTACTCAAGGTGCTGGGGCTTCTCGTGGGACTTGTGCTCGTCCTGGCCGTCGGCGCCTACCTGTGGGCGAGCTACGCAACGAACCAGGCGCTCACACGCACCTACGAGACACATCGGGTGGACTTCGCGGTCCCCTTCCCCCTCACCCAGGAGGAGCTTGCCCAGCTTGAGATCATGGAGGATCCGGGGGGTGCCATCGCGCTGGAGCGAGCCCGAGAGCGGGGTGAGCATCTGATTCATGCGAGGCATGCGTGCGCGGATTGCCATGGCGCCGACCTGTCCGGTGGCGTGATGATTGACGCCTTTCCGATGGGGACCCTGCTCGGCCCGAACCTGACGGCCGGGGCGGGCGGAAAAACGGCGGCGTACTCGCCCGCGGACTGGGACCGTGCCGTGCGGCACGGCGTCCTCCCGGACGGACGCCCCTCGATGATGCCGGCCGGGGACTTCCTCCTGATGACGGATCGGGAGCTTTCCGATATGGTGGCATTCATCGAGTCGGTCCCGCCGGTGGACAACGAGGTGGCGCCGCCATCGTTCGGGCCACTCGGCCGGATCCTCATCGCGACCGGCCAGCTCCCCGCGGCCGCCGCGATGATTGAAGACCACAACGCCCCGCATGAACTCGTCCCCCCCCCGGCGGAGGTCTCGGTCGAGTTCGGCCGGCACCTCGCCGGCACCTGCACGGGGTGCCACGGGACGAGTCTCGCGGGCGGGCCCATCGCGGGAGGCGATCCGAGCTGGCCGCCGGCCCGGAATCTGACGCCCCACACGGACGGCCTGGCGGGCTGGAGCTACGACGACTTCCTGGCGGCCATGCGGGAGGCGGTTCGCCCGGACGGAACGCCGCTCGTCGCGCCGATGACCTTCGTCACGCCGGCCGCCAATGTCATGACCGACATCGAGCTCCGGGCGCTCTGGACCTACCTCCAGTCGCTGCCGCCGACCCCGACGCCGACTCCCTGA
- a CDS encoding MerR family transcriptional regulator, whose amino-acid sequence MRDYTVRTLARMAGITVRTLHHYDRIGLLVPSRRTAAGYRKYGEEDLLRLQQILFFRELDFTLAQIGEVLDDPTFDRVEALRNHGRLIEQRIERLRHLRTTVDRTIQRLEEDGMTSEDRSLVADEELYAGFASKEEGRALEREAAEKYGEELVAESNRKVRKMTKGEWTLVQAEGDRIYADFSALAGRDATDPEVQGVVARHWRHIEHFFPVTGEVYRGLAALYLEDARFRAFFERNRPGLAEFVSAAMKFYAGEE is encoded by the coding sequence ATGCGCGACTACACCGTCCGAACGTTGGCCCGCATGGCCGGGATCACCGTCCGAACGCTCCATCACTACGATAGAATCGGCCTTCTCGTTCCGTCCAGGCGGACGGCGGCGGGATATCGGAAGTACGGTGAGGAGGATCTTCTGCGGCTCCAGCAGATCCTATTCTTCAGGGAGCTCGATTTCACCCTGGCTCAGATCGGAGAGGTCCTGGACGACCCGACCTTCGATCGTGTCGAGGCGCTCCGGAATCATGGAAGGTTGATCGAGCAGAGGATCGAACGGCTTCGCCACCTCCGCACGACCGTGGATCGAACGATTCAAAGACTGGAGGAGGACGGGATGACATCGGAAGACAGAAGTCTCGTGGCCGACGAAGAACTTTACGCGGGATTCGCGTCGAAGGAGGAGGGGCGCGCGCTCGAACGGGAAGCGGCCGAGAAGTACGGAGAGGAGCTCGTCGCCGAGTCGAACCGGAAGGTACGGAAGATGACGAAGGGCGAGTGGACGCTGGTGCAGGCGGAGGGCGACCGGATCTATGCCGACTTTTCGGCGCTTGCCGGGCGGGACGCCACAGATCCCGAGGTGCAGGGGGTGGTGGCACGCCACTGGCGTCACATCGAACACTTCTTTCCGGTCACCGGAGAGGTTTACCGGGGGCTCGCGGCGTTGTATCTAGAGGACGCTCGATTCCGCGCCTTCTTCGAGCGCAATCGTCCCGGCCTCGCGGAATTCGTCTCTGCGGCCATGAAATTTTACGCGGGGGAAGAATGA
- a CDS encoding fumarylacetoacetate hydrolase family protein has translation MRSMKPVLFTLAALSTLAVAAEAQITQYVRYDQGGTISWGELEGEIVHQLSDAPYLDGTRTGQTVAMSAVALKAPVDPTQIFMTAFNFLSHITGEPAEYPGLFLVPPSSIIGHEENIVRPPDSQNLHYEAEMVAVVGREATNVSVEDAPNYIFGVSAGNDVSERTWQGADIQWSRAKGSRTFNAVGPVLVRGLDYHDLDIEGRLNGEVRQGENSSDLLYDMHEMLSYISTYFTLYPGDLIWTGTMGSTRAMEPGDVYEVEIEGIGILRNPVVQGM, from the coding sequence ATGCGTTCGATGAAGCCGGTGCTCTTCACTCTCGCGGCGCTCTCCACGCTCGCCGTGGCGGCCGAGGCGCAGATCACGCAGTACGTGCGTTACGATCAGGGCGGAACGATCTCCTGGGGGGAGCTCGAAGGCGAAATCGTTCATCAACTGAGCGACGCCCCGTATCTGGATGGCACGAGGACAGGGCAGACCGTGGCGATGTCGGCGGTCGCGCTGAAGGCGCCCGTGGATCCGACGCAGATCTTCATGACGGCGTTCAACTTCCTCAGCCACATCACCGGGGAGCCCGCTGAGTATCCCGGGCTCTTCCTGGTTCCTCCTTCGTCCATCATCGGTCACGAGGAGAACATCGTCCGTCCCCCGGACTCCCAGAATCTCCACTATGAGGCGGAGATGGTCGCCGTGGTGGGGCGGGAAGCGACGAATGTGTCCGTCGAAGATGCCCCGAATTACATCTTCGGGGTCTCGGCCGGGAACGATGTGAGCGAGCGGACCTGGCAGGGAGCGGACATCCAGTGGAGCCGTGCCAAGGGAAGCCGGACATTCAACGCCGTCGGTCCGGTGCTCGTCCGCGGGCTCGACTACCACGATCTCGACATCGAGGGGCGGCTGAACGGCGAGGTGCGACAGGGGGAAAACAGCTCAGACCTTCTCTACGACATGCACGAGATGTTGAGCTACATCTCGACGTACTTCACGCTGTATCCGGGCGACCTGATCTGGACCGGGACGATGGGCTCGACCCGCGCGATGGAGCCGGGAGACGTATACGAAGTCGAGATCGAGGGGATCGGAATCCTTCGAAACCCGGTCGTCCAGGGGATGTGA
- a CDS encoding cytochrome c — protein MSVGKTMGQRRGSRGLLMGVPFAVMALFFAAVPASADDPPADIPTFSKDIAPILQASCQQCHQETGMAPMSLVTFDEVRPWAPVIKERVVNREMPPWHLDRTVGVQEYENDPSLTDEQIDLVARWVDGGAPEGDPADLPPPVAAIVPGGAWQLQARLGRPPDLIIRSDPFTLEANGMDQWWRPRVAFEGFDEEKWIMAAEFKPAFPLGQKVVHHGHANLVQEGQGTRGVARYGVGKTWEIFPEDVGMRIAPGGGTISWDLHYWPTGVRVEDDVVEAGLWFYPTDAPPTRETRGEVMILVDRSEERPRGVDIIIPPHGYQTLQGVHVLQQPTVLHSFRPHAHMRGKEMSMEAIYPDGRREMLSKVDRYDHFWQLAYQYAEQSRPILPRGTVLLFTTVFDNTTNNPINPDPDQWVTFGQRGVDEMSHAWVGMTYLDDASYEQLLAEREAQRRLASVIDDD, from the coding sequence ATGAGCGTAGGGAAGACCATGGGTCAACGGCGGGGCTCCAGGGGACTCCTGATGGGTGTCCCCTTCGCCGTTATGGCCCTCTTCTTCGCGGCTGTGCCCGCGTCGGCGGACGACCCGCCCGCCGACATTCCGACTTTCTCGAAGGACATCGCCCCCATCCTCCAGGCCTCCTGCCAGCAATGCCATCAGGAGACTGGAATGGCCCCGATGTCGCTCGTCACTTTCGACGAGGTTCGCCCGTGGGCTCCGGTCATCAAGGAGCGCGTGGTGAACCGCGAGATGCCGCCCTGGCACCTGGACCGGACGGTCGGCGTTCAGGAGTACGAGAACGATCCGTCGCTCACCGATGAGCAGATCGATCTCGTCGCGCGCTGGGTGGACGGTGGGGCTCCAGAGGGCGACCCCGCGGACCTCCCGCCGCCGGTCGCGGCGATCGTGCCGGGGGGAGCCTGGCAGCTCCAGGCGCGCCTCGGGCGGCCGCCGGACCTCATCATCCGCTCCGATCCCTTCACGCTCGAGGCGAACGGGATGGACCAGTGGTGGCGTCCGCGCGTCGCGTTCGAGGGATTCGACGAAGAGAAGTGGATCATGGCCGCCGAGTTCAAGCCGGCCTTTCCGCTCGGGCAGAAAGTCGTCCACCACGGCCACGCTAACCTCGTGCAGGAGGGTCAGGGCACTCGGGGCGTCGCCCGGTACGGCGTCGGAAAGACCTGGGAGATCTTTCCCGAAGACGTCGGGATGCGGATCGCTCCGGGGGGCGGCACGATCAGCTGGGACCTCCACTACTGGCCCACCGGGGTACGGGTGGAAGACGATGTCGTGGAGGCGGGGCTCTGGTTCTATCCCACGGACGCGCCTCCGACGCGCGAGACGCGCGGCGAAGTGATGATCCTCGTGGACCGCTCCGAGGAACGGCCGCGCGGGGTGGACATCATCATCCCGCCCCACGGGTACCAGACGCTCCAGGGCGTCCACGTCCTTCAGCAGCCGACCGTCCTCCATTCGTTCCGCCCGCACGCGCACATGCGGGGGAAGGAAATGTCCATGGAGGCGATTTATCCGGACGGACGCCGGGAGATGCTGAGCAAGGTAGACCGGTACGATCACTTTTGGCAGCTCGCCTACCAGTACGCGGAGCAATCCCGGCCGATTCTCCCTCGGGGGACTGTCCTCCTCTTCACGACGGTCTTCGACAACACGACCAACAATCCTATCAATCCGGATCCCGATCAGTGGGTCACTTTCGGACAGCGCGGTGTGGATGAAATGTCCCACGCCTGGGTCGGGATGACGTATCTCGACGACGCGTCTTACGAGCAGCTTCTCGCCGAGCGGGAAGCCCAGCGAAGGCTCGCGAGCGTGATCGACGACGACTGA
- the surE gene encoding 5'/3'-nucleotidase SurE, with amino-acid sequence MPTPSPTAVLRTLVVILLIASPLGAAAQDARPRILVTNDDGIGSTGIAAIVNELKTFADVVVVAPSENYSGGSHSSVIRTIRAELKPFYRDGELFGYGVNATPADAAKFGILHLGVERPFDLVVSGINAGANTGEISHSSGTVGAAMEALHHGIPAIATSQGAQQDYARSAAITARIVRMVLEEGLPSRVMLSINIPGGELRGIRAARMGGSYFGVGSFEEIATGPDSTSYRSVLRPAIRGGEDTDTAAYLDGFVTVTPLRYDWTDLEMLERLSGWDLRLDP; translated from the coding sequence ATGCCGACTCCCTCGCCGACCGCCGTCCTGCGAACGCTCGTCGTCATCCTGCTTATCGCCTCCCCCCTCGGCGCCGCCGCGCAGGACGCGCGCCCCCGCATACTCGTGACGAACGACGACGGGATCGGCTCGACTGGGATCGCGGCGATCGTGAACGAGCTGAAGACCTTCGCCGACGTGGTCGTCGTCGCCCCCTCCGAGAACTACTCCGGCGGAAGTCACTCCAGCGTGATTCGTACGATTCGTGCGGAACTGAAGCCGTTCTACCGGGACGGAGAGCTCTTCGGGTACGGCGTCAATGCGACGCCCGCCGACGCGGCGAAATTCGGAATTCTCCATTTGGGAGTCGAACGCCCGTTCGACCTCGTGGTTTCCGGAATCAACGCCGGTGCGAACACGGGAGAGATCTCCCACTCGTCGGGGACGGTCGGCGCGGCCATGGAAGCCCTGCATCATGGGATTCCGGCGATCGCGACGTCTCAGGGCGCGCAACAGGACTACGCGCGCTCGGCGGCGATCACCGCGCGGATCGTGCGCATGGTGCTAGAAGAAGGGCTTCCTTCCCGCGTGATGCTCTCGATCAATATTCCCGGAGGCGAGCTCAGGGGAATCCGGGCGGCACGGATGGGTGGATCGTACTTCGGAGTCGGCTCTTTCGAGGAGATCGCCACCGGTCCCGATTCGACCTCCTACCGATCCGTCCTCCGCCCGGCCATTCGAGGCGGCGAGGATACGGATACGGCCGCGTATCTCGACGGCTTCGTCACCGTGACGCCCCTTCGGTACGACTGGACCGATCTCGAGATGTTGGAGCGCCTCTCCGGGTGGGACCTGCGGCTCGATCCCTGA
- a CDS encoding peptidyl-alpha-hydroxyglycine alpha-amidating lyase family protein: MKRFLILAIFAAIGLPGASLSGQNIPFTAETFLGLPPNIHLGEVAGVATNSRGEIFVYTRTGNPTVTIGTARTVSHGGSRLFQFSSNGIYMRELGTGAYGLLFAQQVRVDPQDNIWIVDRLANQVVSFDPNGRIRMVFGRKPEAMTIPTAPPPEPGTPPAPGRGSGAGTAGESFSRPTDVAWDSQGNIYVSDGYGNARIAKYTPEGRWIMNWGERGTEQGQFTTPHGIAIDAQDNVYVADRGNERIQVFDTQGNFQRQITGVGAPSAICISPPPNQRLFVSNSNPTDNIDVAGEIYVLSLDGRVLGQFGRAGKLPGEFGTVNAIDCRNAPQLLIGEVGNWRVQRVRLDM, from the coding sequence ATGAAGCGATTTCTCATTCTCGCGATCTTCGCGGCGATCGGCCTTCCGGGAGCTTCCCTGTCGGGCCAGAACATTCCCTTCACGGCCGAAACCTTTCTCGGCCTCCCGCCGAACATCCACCTCGGTGAGGTCGCGGGCGTCGCGACGAACTCACGGGGAGAGATCTTCGTTTACACACGCACCGGGAATCCCACGGTGACGATCGGGACGGCGCGAACCGTGTCGCACGGTGGTTCGCGGCTTTTCCAATTTTCGTCGAACGGGATCTACATGCGCGAGCTGGGCACGGGCGCCTATGGGCTCCTGTTCGCTCAGCAGGTTCGCGTGGATCCGCAGGACAACATCTGGATCGTGGACCGGCTCGCGAACCAGGTCGTCAGCTTCGATCCGAACGGACGGATCCGGATGGTCTTTGGCCGGAAACCGGAGGCGATGACGATTCCGACGGCGCCACCGCCCGAGCCGGGAACGCCCCCGGCCCCCGGACGAGGGAGTGGCGCGGGGACCGCGGGAGAAAGCTTCTCCCGACCGACCGACGTCGCCTGGGACTCCCAGGGCAACATCTACGTCTCCGACGGCTATGGAAACGCCCGCATCGCGAAGTATACGCCCGAGGGACGCTGGATCATGAACTGGGGAGAACGCGGAACCGAGCAGGGGCAGTTCACTACTCCTCACGGGATCGCGATCGACGCACAGGACAACGTTTACGTGGCCGATCGAGGGAACGAGCGAATTCAGGTCTTCGATACGCAGGGGAACTTCCAACGCCAGATCACCGGCGTGGGCGCGCCCTCGGCGATCTGCATCTCGCCGCCGCCGAATCAGCGGCTCTTCGTCTCGAATTCGAATCCGACGGACAACATTGACGTCGCGGGCGAGATCTACGTCCTCTCGCTCGACGGTCGGGTACTCGGCCAGTTCGGCCGGGCGGGAAAGCTGCCGGGTGAGTTCGGCACCGTGAACGCGATCGACTGCCGGAACGCTCCCCAGCTCCTCATCGGCGAAGTCGGAAACTGGAGGGTCCAGCGGGTGCGCCTCGACATGTGA